Proteins encoded in a region of the Carassius gibelio isolate Cgi1373 ecotype wild population from Czech Republic chromosome B5, carGib1.2-hapl.c, whole genome shotgun sequence genome:
- the LOC127957420 gene encoding adenosine receptor A2b, whose amino-acid sequence MDSLYIAIELLIAVLSISGNVLVCWAVAINSTLKNATNYFLVSLAVADILVGCLAIPFAITISIGLHSDFYGCLFLACFVLVLTQSSIFSLLAVAIDRYLAVKIPLRYKELVTGKRARKIIAILWILSFIIGLIPFVGWNRKDLACFRNKSSLTQTSNSSDAAEMETGVLQSCCLECFFEKVVDMSYMVYFNFFGCVLPPLLIMLGIYAKIFTVARKQLRQIELKCSVSSGENQHHGLLQREIRAAKSLSIIVGLFALCWLPVHILNCLTLFYIDLKKPSFIMHIAIILSHANSAVNPIIYAYRIREFRFTFRKILNRHFFCRRDELYRSSTGSSCHRDQITMTIDPLL is encoded by the exons ATGGATTCGCTGTATATCGCTATTGAGCTGCTGATCGCCGTGCTGTCCATCTCCGGTAATGTGCTGGTGTGCTGGGCTGTGGCCATCAACTCCACTCTCAAGAACGCCACCAATTACTTTCTGGTGTCTCTAGCCGTGGCAGATATTCTGGTTGGATGTCTTGCCATCCCTTTTGCCATTACAATAAGCATTGGTCTGCACTCAGACTTTTACGGATGTCTTTTCCTGGCGTGTTTTGTTCTGGTACTGACTCAAAGTTCAATATTTAGTCTTCTGGCGGTTGCCATCGACAGATATCTGGCTGTAAAAATCCCCCTGAG GTATAAGGAGCTTGTCACAGGGAAAAGGGCAAGAAAGATCATTGCTATTTTATGGATCTTATCCTTCATCATTGGACTCATCCCATTCGTGGGCTGGAACCGTAAAGACTTGGCAtgtttcagaaacaaaagcagcTTAACACAGACTAGCAATAGCAGCGACGCTGCGGAGATGGAAACGGGCGTCCTGCAAAGCTGCTGCCTCGAGTGCTTCTTCGAGAAAGTGGTGGACATGAGCTACATGGTGTACTTCAACTTcttcggctgcgtgctgccaccTCTGCTCATCATGCTGGGCATTTACGCCAAGATCTTCACGGTGGCACGGAAACAGCTGCGTCAGATCGAGCTCAAATGCAGCGTGAGTAGCGGTGAGAATCAGCACCACGGCCTGCTGCAGCGGGAGATTCGCGCCGCCAAATCGCTCTCCATCATCGTGGGGCTGTTCGCTCTCTGCTGGCTGCCCGTGCACATCCTGAACTGCCTCACTCTCTTCTACATCGATCTGAAAAAGCCCAGCTTCATCATGCACATCGCCATCATCCTCTCGCACGCCAACTCCGCCGTCAATCCCATCATCTACGCCTACCGTATTCGGGAGTTCAGATTCACCTTTAGGAAGATTCTGAACCGCCATTTCTTCTGTCGACGGGACGAGTTGTATCGCAGCTCCACTGGAAGCAGCTGTCACAGAGACCAGATTACAATGACTATTGACCCTCTGCTTTAG